In one Catenulispora sp. GP43 genomic region, the following are encoded:
- a CDS encoding GH92 family glycosyl hydrolase, producing the protein MASAGSADAKTAPVTDPAAIVNPLIGTGSGGDVVGQVDMFPGAVAPFGMVQWSPDTSSRPPGGGYDYADSTITGLSLTHVSGPGCAIGGDFPVLPMVGAVPANPSSAQQPFSHTAESATPGLYSVTLAPGTAGAIGTRLTATERTGLAEFTFPATDQARVLVNSAGSAAGSSAATFAVSGDREITGSVTSGHFCGQPNSYTVYFAARFDRPFTSSATWSGGSGGTLTFDTRGDSKVRMQVGISYTSTAGARRNLAAEATSWNVDDVARAAHQAWNKQLRKIEIAGGTAAEQSSFYTALYHTQLDPSVIDDADGAYPGFDGKIHTAPAGHHQYSNFSGWDVYRSEMQLIGMLDPQRGSDMARSLLADADQGGWLPKWPSANGYTGVMNGDAADPMLADLYAFGARDFDLGEAVATMVHGAQGTGAPGQGWYVERPHGQDYIAKGYVPNVGSDSISPVPNGASETEEYALADFAISQMAHASGDTADESVFLKRSQNWSSVFNTATGYIQPRDADGAFPSGDPTTAGQSGFGQSGFQEGNASQYTWMVPQNLRALFDGMGGDAAVRQRLDTYFTQINAGPNQPYHWQGNEPSIGTPWAYDSAGAPWETQRIVRRITSTLYSATPGGEPGNDDLGAMSSWYVWATLGVYPQTPGVPMLALGAPLFTSAVIHAGANTLTIKAPQAGDAAPYIQSLRMDGRQTQHSYLMLDGRDHHLDYTLGASPNTTWGSAPQDAPPSFGAGPVSFPPATRAAVSVTPQQVRVAPGTTTDVTVKVDNTLGTSPATVTWNAQGPAGLAATPSQATVTVAAGAVATTDVSLSPDAAMASGYYQVAVRATASNGAVLPTTDILATVAAPGVFIPTAYVTDYSDGTLTPVDIRTGNAGPAIPVGSGPDGEAITPDGKRLFVANNNSNNVTVIDTTTNQVIGTVAVGSVAADLAAAPDGKTVWVSDFGDGTVQPIDVATLTAGTPVKVGSQAERVMINPSGTQLWVANQGDGTVSVVDLASRTVVHTVAVGAAPFGVAFAHDGSKAYVTNGGGNSVSVIDTAAYTVSATIPVGAGPQGIRVSPDGSVAYVADSGAGGVTPITLATGAPGPLIPTGSGAYAVGFTPDGTVAWVVDTNTNDVRPVTVATGAVGKPVVVGNVPDGIVVTPSTAQ; encoded by the coding sequence GTGGCGAGCGCCGGATCCGCGGACGCCAAGACCGCGCCCGTCACCGATCCCGCGGCGATCGTCAACCCCCTGATCGGCACTGGAAGCGGCGGCGACGTCGTGGGCCAGGTCGACATGTTCCCCGGGGCCGTGGCGCCGTTCGGCATGGTGCAGTGGAGCCCGGACACCTCGTCGCGGCCGCCGGGCGGCGGGTACGACTACGCCGACAGCACGATCACCGGCCTCAGCCTCACCCACGTCTCAGGGCCCGGATGCGCCATCGGCGGCGACTTCCCGGTGCTGCCGATGGTCGGGGCCGTACCCGCGAATCCGTCCTCGGCGCAGCAGCCCTTCAGCCACACCGCCGAATCGGCGACCCCGGGCCTGTACTCCGTGACCCTCGCGCCCGGGACGGCCGGCGCGATCGGCACGCGGCTCACCGCCACCGAGCGCACGGGATTGGCCGAGTTCACCTTCCCGGCCACCGACCAGGCGCGGGTGCTGGTGAACTCCGCCGGATCGGCGGCCGGCAGTTCGGCGGCGACCTTCGCGGTGAGCGGTGACCGCGAGATCACCGGCTCGGTGACCAGCGGCCACTTCTGCGGACAGCCCAACTCCTACACCGTCTACTTCGCGGCGCGCTTCGACCGGCCCTTCACCTCGTCGGCCACGTGGAGCGGCGGCAGCGGTGGCACCCTGACCTTCGACACCCGCGGCGATTCGAAGGTGCGGATGCAGGTCGGGATCTCCTACACCTCGACCGCCGGTGCGCGCCGCAACCTCGCCGCCGAGGCGACATCGTGGAACGTGGACGATGTGGCTCGTGCGGCGCACCAGGCCTGGAACAAGCAGTTGCGGAAGATCGAGATAGCCGGAGGCACCGCCGCCGAGCAGTCGAGCTTCTACACCGCGCTCTACCACACGCAGCTGGACCCGAGCGTGATCGACGATGCCGACGGCGCGTACCCCGGCTTCGACGGGAAGATCCACACCGCCCCCGCCGGGCACCATCAGTACTCGAACTTCTCCGGCTGGGACGTCTACCGCTCCGAGATGCAGCTGATCGGGATGCTCGACCCGCAGCGCGGCTCGGACATGGCACGTTCGCTGCTGGCCGACGCCGACCAGGGCGGCTGGCTGCCCAAGTGGCCCTCGGCGAACGGCTACACCGGCGTCATGAACGGCGACGCCGCCGACCCCATGCTCGCCGACCTCTACGCGTTCGGCGCCCGCGATTTCGACCTCGGCGAAGCGGTCGCCACGATGGTCCACGGCGCCCAGGGCACCGGCGCTCCGGGCCAGGGCTGGTATGTGGAGCGGCCGCACGGCCAGGACTACATCGCAAAGGGCTACGTGCCCAACGTCGGGTCCGACTCGATCAGCCCGGTGCCGAACGGCGCGTCGGAGACCGAGGAATACGCGCTGGCGGACTTCGCCATCTCCCAGATGGCCCACGCATCCGGTGACACGGCGGACGAGTCCGTGTTCTTGAAGCGCTCGCAGAACTGGTCGTCGGTGTTCAACACGGCCACCGGCTACATCCAGCCGCGCGACGCCGACGGCGCCTTCCCGTCCGGGGATCCGACCACCGCCGGCCAGTCCGGCTTCGGCCAGAGCGGCTTCCAGGAGGGCAACGCATCGCAGTACACGTGGATGGTGCCGCAGAATCTGCGGGCCCTGTTCGACGGTATGGGCGGCGATGCCGCCGTGCGGCAGCGGCTGGACACGTACTTCACGCAGATCAACGCCGGACCGAACCAGCCGTACCACTGGCAGGGCAACGAGCCGTCGATCGGCACGCCGTGGGCGTACGACTCCGCGGGCGCACCGTGGGAGACGCAGCGCATCGTGCGGCGCATCACCTCGACGCTGTATTCCGCGACCCCCGGCGGCGAGCCGGGCAACGACGACCTCGGTGCGATGAGCTCGTGGTACGTCTGGGCGACGCTGGGCGTGTACCCGCAGACTCCCGGCGTGCCGATGCTGGCGCTCGGCGCGCCGCTGTTCACCTCGGCCGTCATCCACGCCGGTGCCAACACCCTGACGATCAAGGCTCCGCAGGCGGGTGACGCGGCTCCGTACATCCAGAGCTTGCGCATGGACGGCCGGCAAACGCAGCACTCGTATCTGATGCTGGACGGCCGCGATCACCACCTCGACTACACGCTCGGCGCGTCGCCGAACACGACGTGGGGTTCGGCGCCCCAGGACGCGCCGCCGTCGTTCGGCGCCGGGCCGGTCAGCTTCCCGCCCGCCACTCGGGCGGCGGTGTCGGTGACGCCGCAGCAGGTCCGTGTCGCTCCCGGGACGACGACGGATGTCACGGTGAAGGTCGACAACACGCTCGGTACGTCCCCTGCGACCGTAACCTGGAACGCGCAGGGCCCGGCCGGCCTGGCCGCCACACCGTCGCAGGCCACTGTCACGGTCGCGGCCGGGGCGGTGGCGACGACCGACGTCAGCCTGTCCCCGGACGCGGCGATGGCCTCGGGCTACTACCAGGTCGCGGTCCGGGCGACGGCGTCGAACGGCGCGGTGCTGCCGACCACCGACATCCTGGCCACGGTCGCGGCGCCCGGCGTCTTCATCCCGACCGCCTACGTCACCGACTACAGCGACGGGACGCTGACCCCGGTCGACATCCGCACCGGCAACGCGGGCCCGGCCATCCCGGTCGGCAGCGGCCCCGACGGCGAGGCGATCACGCCGGACGGCAAGCGGCTGTTCGTGGCGAACAACAACTCGAACAACGTGACGGTCATCGACACCACGACCAACCAGGTGATCGGCACCGTGGCCGTGGGCAGCGTCGCCGCCGACCTGGCCGCCGCGCCGGACGGCAAGACGGTCTGGGTCAGCGACTTCGGCGACGGCACCGTCCAGCCGATCGACGTGGCGACCCTGACCGCCGGCACCCCGGTGAAGGTGGGCAGCCAGGCCGAACGCGTGATGATCAACCCGTCCGGGACCCAGCTGTGGGTCGCGAACCAGGGTGACGGCACGGTGAGCGTCGTCGATCTCGCCTCGCGCACCGTCGTGCACACGGTCGCGGTCGGCGCGGCGCCGTTCGGCGTGGCCTTCGCGCACGACGGCTCCAAGGCGTATGTGACCAACGGCGGCGGCAACAGCGTGTCGGTCATCGACACCGCCGCCTACACCGTCTCCGCCACGATCCCGGTCGGCGCGGGTCCGCAGGGCATCCGGGTCTCCCCGGACGGCTCGGTGGCCTACGTCGCCGACTCCGGGGCCGGCGGCGTCACCCCGATCACCCTCGCGACCGGCGCCCCCGGCCCGCTCATCCCGACCGGGTCGGGCGCCTATGCGGTCGGCTTCACGCCGGACGGCACCGTCGCGTGGGTGGTCGACACCAACACCAACGACGTGCGTCCGGTGACGGTCGCCACCGGCGCGGTCGGCAAGCCGGTCGTCGTCGGCAACGTTCCGGACGGGATCGTGGTGACGCCCTCCACCGCTCAGTGA
- a CDS encoding PP2C family protein-serine/threonine phosphatase: MPRRSRRLLTGAYALIAVAVLVDLLTGPKTTVSPILAAVPVLAAADARSARVPLVAGALAVVAVVLLALGNQDVSAAVHVEAVAAVVAVTLASTAGVILTASRERVLEQVRTVAEAAQRALLRPVPGRIGRLRIGVRYLAAAAEARIGGDLYEVLETPYGTRVLLGDVQGKGLAAVETAADVLGAFRADARIEPDLARLAEHLDSTLAQSRQDERFVTAVLLTVPPAQDLVEVVNCGHPPPLLRRRSGTVIEVEPPAYAPPLGLRALTGVAYRGRTVDLEPGDLLLLYTDGVSEARDADDRFYPLAARLVSFGAEEPDVVLDKLLADVVAYSADGMTDDAALLAARYRT; this comes from the coding sequence CTGCTGACCGGAGCGTACGCGCTGATCGCCGTGGCCGTCCTGGTGGACCTGCTCACCGGGCCCAAGACCACGGTCTCGCCGATCCTCGCCGCGGTCCCGGTGCTGGCGGCGGCGGACGCCAGGTCCGCGCGGGTGCCGCTGGTCGCCGGAGCGCTCGCGGTCGTCGCCGTCGTGCTGCTCGCCCTCGGCAACCAGGACGTGTCGGCCGCCGTCCACGTCGAGGCGGTGGCGGCCGTGGTGGCTGTCACCTTGGCGAGCACCGCCGGCGTGATTCTGACAGCGTCACGGGAACGGGTGCTCGAGCAGGTCCGCACGGTCGCTGAAGCGGCCCAGCGGGCCCTGCTGCGTCCCGTCCCGGGCAGGATCGGCCGGCTGCGGATCGGCGTGCGTTACCTGGCTGCCGCGGCGGAGGCCAGGATCGGCGGGGACCTCTACGAGGTTCTGGAAACCCCGTACGGCACCCGCGTGCTGCTCGGTGACGTGCAGGGCAAGGGCCTGGCCGCGGTCGAGACCGCCGCGGACGTCCTCGGTGCCTTCCGGGCGGACGCCCGGATCGAACCGGACCTCGCCCGACTCGCGGAGCACTTGGACAGCACACTCGCGCAGAGCCGGCAGGACGAGCGGTTCGTCACCGCGGTGCTGCTCACGGTCCCGCCGGCGCAGGACCTGGTGGAGGTCGTCAACTGCGGCCATCCGCCTCCGCTGCTGCGGCGCCGCTCCGGGACCGTGATCGAGGTCGAGCCACCCGCCTACGCACCGCCACTGGGGCTGCGAGCGCTCACCGGTGTCGCCTACCGCGGCAGAACGGTCGACCTCGAACCCGGCGACCTCCTTCTGCTCTACACCGACGGTGTCTCGGAAGCGCGCGACGCCGACGATCGGTTCTACCCGCTTGCTGCCAGGCTGGTGTCGTTCGGCGCGGAGGAGCCCGACGTGGTTCTCGACAAGCTGCTCGCGGACGTGGTGGCCTACTCCGCCGACGGGATGACCGACGACGCGGCCCTGCTCGCTGCCCGGTACCGCACTTGA
- the yidC gene encoding membrane protein insertase YidC, with amino-acid sequence MTVGAIDTVLNPIIWATSFVMVLWHRVFGAIFGESSSVSWVLSILFLTITIRAAMIPLFRKQIKSMQNMQRLQPQLQALQKKHKLDKQRLQQETMKLYKDNGTSPFASCLPIVVQLPFFTSLYRVLSHAASGHAVGALNQADATAIQHSTFFGAPIPLRFFTTQTYLNTAANGQFAHTSLLNLRIVALIMVVLYAASQFLTQRMMLAKNTNLDKSVPNPMMQSQKIMLYVMPVGMLFFGLSVQIGVVLYLMTTNVWTIGQQFYTLRNSPVPGSQAEKDMIARRKAKEASKALAAAGNAPVSNAVSAADGKPQNSAPVSRQRAQPVRSTRRKRKK; translated from the coding sequence ATGACCGTGGGGGCCATCGACACAGTCCTCAACCCGATCATCTGGGCCACCAGCTTCGTGATGGTGCTGTGGCACCGGGTCTTCGGCGCGATCTTCGGCGAGAGTTCCTCGGTCTCCTGGGTGCTGTCGATTCTCTTCCTGACGATCACGATCCGGGCGGCGATGATCCCGCTGTTCCGCAAGCAGATCAAGTCGATGCAGAACATGCAGCGTCTCCAGCCGCAGCTCCAAGCCCTGCAGAAGAAGCACAAGCTCGACAAGCAGAGGCTTCAGCAGGAGACCATGAAGCTCTACAAGGACAACGGGACCAGCCCGTTCGCCTCCTGCCTGCCGATCGTGGTGCAGCTGCCGTTCTTCACCTCGCTGTACCGCGTGCTCAGCCACGCGGCCAGCGGCCACGCGGTCGGCGCGCTCAACCAGGCCGACGCCACCGCCATCCAGCACTCGACGTTCTTCGGAGCGCCGATCCCGCTGAGGTTCTTCACCACGCAGACCTACTTGAACACCGCGGCGAACGGGCAGTTCGCGCACACGTCGCTGTTGAACCTGCGAATCGTCGCGCTCATCATGGTCGTGCTCTACGCGGCTTCGCAGTTCCTGACCCAGCGCATGATGCTGGCCAAGAACACGAACCTCGACAAGTCGGTGCCGAACCCGATGATGCAGAGCCAGAAGATCATGCTCTACGTCATGCCGGTCGGCATGTTGTTCTTCGGCCTGAGCGTGCAGATCGGCGTCGTGCTGTACCTGATGACCACGAATGTGTGGACGATCGGCCAGCAGTTCTACACGCTGCGGAACAGCCCGGTGCCGGGCAGCCAGGCCGAGAAGGACATGATCGCCCGGCGGAAGGCGAAAGAGGCCAGCAAGGCCCTCGCTGCCGCCGGGAACGCTCCAGTCTCCAACGCGGTGTCGGCTGCCGACGGCAAGCCGCAGAACAGCGCCCCGGTCTCGCGCCAGCGGGCCCAGCCGGTCCGCAGCACTCGTCGCAAGCGGAAGAAATAA